Proteins encoded by one window of Chondromyces crocatus:
- a CDS encoding heavy-metal-associated domain-containing protein, producing MDQEITLKVGGMTCQNCVRHVSTALRKLEGVREVEVRLAEGDARVTLAAGGATLGEMLAAVQDAGYEAQAV from the coding sequence ATGGATCAGGAGATCACGCTGAAGGTCGGCGGCATGACGTGCCAGAACTGCGTTCGCCACGTGAGCACGGCACTGCGCAAGCTCGAAGGGGTGCGCGAGGTGGAGGTGCGGCTCGCGGAGGGAGACGCGCGGGTCACGCTCGCGGCCGGCGGGGCAACGCTGGGTGAAATGCTCGCGGCGGTCCAGGACGCAGGGTACGAGGCGCAGGCGGTGTAA
- a CDS encoding class I SAM-dependent methyltransferase yields MQTLHPIKAQMAAIFSAAADHFDAPPLAFWARIGENTVDRLALTEGQRVLDVCCGSGASALPAAQKVGASGSVLAVDLAEPLLQLGRAKADAAGLSNVEFRCADVEALDVPGGHFDAVVCVFGIFFFPDMEETVRRLWRWVKPSGTLAITTWGPDVMAPGDGLFWEVIGARRPELVKKVKPWARIETPETLRAMLAGVGVEASSVEAETSAQPLRTAEDWWTIALGSGYRGTLDQLDAATREAVREDLHAALEAQGVRAAQTNVVYAIARKPAETTA; encoded by the coding sequence ATGCAGACACTTCATCCCATCAAGGCACAGATGGCGGCGATCTTCAGCGCCGCGGCCGATCACTTCGATGCGCCGCCGCTCGCCTTCTGGGCGCGCATCGGTGAGAACACGGTGGACCGGCTCGCACTCACCGAGGGGCAGCGGGTGCTCGACGTCTGCTGTGGGTCGGGCGCCTCGGCGCTACCGGCGGCACAGAAGGTAGGAGCTTCGGGATCGGTGCTCGCGGTCGATCTGGCCGAGCCCCTGCTCCAGCTCGGCCGCGCCAAGGCGGACGCAGCCGGGCTCTCGAACGTGGAGTTCCGCTGTGCGGACGTGGAGGCGCTGGACGTGCCGGGAGGGCACTTCGATGCGGTTGTGTGTGTGTTCGGGATCTTCTTCTTCCCGGACATGGAGGAGACGGTGCGCAGGCTGTGGCGCTGGGTGAAGCCGTCGGGGACGCTGGCGATCACCACCTGGGGGCCAGATGTGATGGCACCAGGGGACGGGTTGTTCTGGGAAGTCATCGGCGCGCGGCGGCCGGAGCTGGTGAAGAAGGTGAAGCCGTGGGCGCGGATCGAGACGCCGGAGACGTTGCGGGCGATGCTCGCCGGCGTGGGCGTGGAGGCGAGCTCGGTCGAGGCCGAGACGTCGGCGCAACCGCTCCGCACGGCCGAGGACTGGTGGACGATCGCGCTGGGTTCGGGCTACCGGGGGACGCTGGATCAGCTCGACGCTGCCACGCGAGAAGCGGTGCGAGAGGACCTGCACGCTGCGCTCGAAGCGCAGGGTGTGCGCGCCGCACAGACCAACGTGGTGTACGCGATCGCACGCAAACCAGCGGAAACCACGGCCTGA
- a CDS encoding heavy metal translocating P-type ATPase, whose translation MTTTSGPAPTQTPPARAERRDLPIRGMTCASCVRHVERALRRVDGVQEANVNLVTQRATVLFDPGATSVRALAEAVEEAGYEVPGALAPDETDSAGPASSPTAAEAEASSEASLSLKSDASTGEASTGEASTGEASTGEGSKSEGSASQASSRGASSKDGASQREASSPSAVASTPRRVNRAKATSSARSTAETLREAEAREQRTLRRDLLLAAAFTAPLLVIAMSHGAIPFLDGALGRWLQLGLATPVVFGPGRRFFHLAWLALRRRSADMNVLIALGAGAAYLYSALGVLAPSLFPHAEHGHTPHLYFEAAAAILTFVLLGRLLEGRSRAHLGDAVRGLVALQPRTARRLRGDTEEAVPVEALVPGDLVLVRPGERLPADGQIVRGSSGIDESMLTGESLPVDKAEGDPVSAGTLNTSGAITLRVTTTGEGTALARIARAVEDAQGSKAPIARLADVVSGYFVPTVVGIALLSFGAWLWLTPGPDALATAIERAVAVLVIACPCALGLATPAAVAVGTGRGAELGVLVKGGAALEALSRVDLVLVDKTGTLTTGKPALTHVIDRSGLGEDALLALVGSAERGSEHPIAHALVEGARARGATLDTPDVLRAEAGHGVEARIGDRTLRVGTRAFLAAAGIDPEPLEPDASRLAEQGSTPSFVAIDGRLAGLVAVADRPADGAREAIAELTHLGVDLAVLTGDRQATARAIARELGVTEVHAELRPEDKARIITDARRDGRRVAMVGDGVNDAPALASADVGIAIGTGADIALDAADVALLHGGIRGVPTSVRLARKTLGTIRQNLFFAFVYNVIGIPIAAGVFFPWTGWLLSPVIASAAMSLSSVSVLLSSLRLRRFQG comes from the coding sequence ATGACGACGACGAGCGGCCCAGCGCCGACCCAGACCCCGCCCGCACGTGCCGAGCGCCGTGATCTGCCCATCCGCGGCATGACCTGCGCGAGCTGTGTGCGTCATGTGGAGCGGGCCCTGCGTCGTGTCGACGGTGTGCAGGAGGCGAACGTCAACCTGGTCACCCAGCGCGCCACCGTCCTCTTCGACCCGGGCGCCACGTCCGTTCGTGCGCTCGCCGAGGCCGTGGAAGAGGCCGGCTACGAGGTCCCGGGTGCGCTCGCGCCCGACGAGACCGACAGCGCTGGACCGGCGAGCAGCCCCACGGCTGCGGAGGCCGAGGCCTCGTCAGAGGCGTCGCTGTCCTTGAAGAGCGACGCATCGACGGGTGAGGCGTCGACGGGTGAGGCGTCGACGGGTGAGGCGTCGACGGGTGAGGGATCGAAGAGCGAAGGGTCGGCGAGTCAGGCGTCATCGCGCGGAGCGTCGTCGAAGGACGGAGCATCGCAGCGCGAAGCGTCGTCACCATCCGCGGTGGCCTCCACCCCCCGGCGTGTGAACCGCGCGAAGGCGACCTCATCGGCTCGCTCCACGGCCGAGACCTTGCGAGAGGCCGAAGCGCGCGAGCAGCGAACCCTCCGCCGCGACCTCCTCCTCGCCGCCGCCTTCACCGCGCCGCTCCTGGTCATCGCCATGTCGCACGGGGCGATCCCCTTCCTCGATGGCGCCCTGGGTCGCTGGCTCCAGCTCGGCCTCGCCACCCCGGTGGTGTTCGGCCCTGGCCGCCGCTTCTTCCACCTCGCCTGGCTCGCGCTGCGCCGCCGCAGCGCCGACATGAACGTCCTCATCGCCCTCGGCGCGGGCGCCGCCTACCTCTACTCTGCGCTCGGCGTCCTCGCCCCGAGTCTCTTCCCCCACGCCGAGCACGGCCACACCCCGCACCTCTACTTCGAGGCCGCGGCGGCCATCCTCACCTTCGTCCTCCTCGGCCGCCTCCTCGAAGGCCGCTCCCGCGCCCACCTCGGCGATGCCGTCCGCGGCCTCGTCGCCCTCCAGCCCCGGACCGCGCGCCGCCTCCGCGGCGACACCGAGGAGGCCGTCCCCGTCGAGGCCCTCGTCCCGGGTGATCTCGTCCTCGTGCGCCCTGGCGAGCGCCTTCCCGCCGACGGCCAGATCGTGCGCGGCAGCTCCGGCATCGACGAGTCGATGCTCACCGGCGAGAGCCTCCCCGTCGACAAGGCCGAAGGCGACCCCGTCTCCGCGGGCACCCTCAACACGAGCGGCGCCATCACCCTCCGCGTCACCACCACCGGCGAGGGCACCGCGCTCGCGCGCATCGCCCGCGCCGTCGAAGATGCCCAGGGATCCAAGGCTCCCATCGCGCGCCTCGCCGATGTCGTGAGCGGCTACTTCGTGCCCACCGTCGTCGGCATCGCCCTCCTCAGCTTCGGCGCCTGGCTCTGGCTCACCCCTGGACCCGACGCGCTCGCCACCGCCATCGAGCGCGCCGTCGCCGTGCTCGTCATCGCGTGCCCTTGCGCCCTCGGCCTCGCCACCCCCGCCGCCGTCGCCGTCGGTACGGGCCGCGGCGCCGAGCTCGGCGTTCTCGTCAAGGGCGGCGCCGCTCTCGAAGCCCTGAGCCGCGTCGACCTCGTCCTCGTCGACAAGACCGGCACCCTCACCACCGGCAAGCCCGCGCTCACCCACGTCATCGACCGCTCCGGCCTCGGCGAAGACGCCCTCCTCGCCCTCGTCGGCAGCGCCGAGCGTGGCAGCGAGCACCCCATCGCCCACGCCCTCGTCGAGGGCGCCCGCGCCCGTGGCGCCACGCTCGACACCCCCGACGTCCTTCGCGCCGAGGCCGGCCATGGCGTCGAAGCCCGCATCGGCGATCGCACCCTCCGCGTCGGCACCCGCGCCTTCCTCGCTGCTGCTGGCATCGACCCCGAGCCCCTCGAACCCGACGCAAGCCGTCTCGCCGAGCAGGGCAGCACCCCCTCCTTCGTCGCCATCGACGGCCGCCTCGCCGGCCTCGTCGCCGTCGCCGACCGCCCCGCTGACGGCGCCCGCGAAGCCATCGCCGAGCTGACCCACCTCGGCGTCGACCTCGCCGTCCTCACCGGCGACCGTCAGGCCACCGCCCGCGCCATCGCCCGCGAGCTGGGCGTCACCGAGGTCCACGCCGAGCTGCGCCCCGAGGACAAAGCCCGCATCATCACCGACGCCCGCCGTGACGGCCGCCGCGTCGCCATGGTCGGCGACGGCGTGAACGACGCCCCGGCCCTCGCCTCCGCCGACGTCGGCATCGCCATCGGCACCGGCGCCGACATCGCCCTCGACGCCGCCGATGTCGCCCTCCTCCACGGCGGCATCCGCGGCGTCCCCACCAGCGTGCGCCTCGCCCGCAAGACCCTCGGCACCATCCGGCAGAACCTCTTCTTCGCCTTCGTGTACAACGTGATCGGCATCCCCATCGCCGCAGGCGTCTTCTTCCCCTGGACGGGCTGGCTCCTGTCCCCCGTGATCGCCAGCGCCGCCATGTCCCTGTCGAGCGTCTCCGTGCTCCTCAGTTCCCTGCGCCTCCGCCGCTTCCAGGGGTGA